TTGCAATTGATAACCATTGTCATTAATTACGGTTGTGGTTGATTACGGATGTAGTTAATTACGGTGGATAGTTAATAACGGTTGTAGATGATTACAGTAGTAGTTGATTACGGTTGTAGCTGATTACGGTTGTAGTTGATTACGGTTGTAGTTAACTACGGTGGTAGTTAATTACGGTGGTAGTTAATTACGGTTGTAGATGATTACAGTAGTAGTTGATTACGGTTGTAGTTGATTACGGTTGTAGTTGATTACGGTTGTAGTTGATTACGGTTGTAGTTGATTACGGTTGTAGTTGATTACGGTTGTAGTTGATTACAGTTGTGGTTAATTACTCTTTAATTGAATacgattttgtttaattacgGTAGGAGAAACCTTTGCCTTCCTTCTCGAATTGTTATCaatatttcaattgaaaaatcacTGACCTTCCAATCACGTGGTTTGTTGTCCACTCCATCTTGTTGGTGTATTTTCCCTTTTCCCGAGGGTGCgttaaatgtttaaaacatcactgTTCGACAGGAAgacacaaagacaaattaagttaAAGTTAAATTAACAGTTACGATAACACATGTTTGAAATCAATTAAGtattaattcaattcaaatgaaaaacaaaaatatcatcaTAACACATAATGCATTACATAATTACACATGTATAAACATTTAATAATTTCGCTCTGAAAGAGAAGAGTGCGTGACGAAACTTGATTTGCTTTTCTCTAAACTACAGACTTGGAACGACGAGTTCCTGATGTGGAATCCTGACGAGTATGGAGGAGTTCAGAGCCTATTTGTTCACAAATCTAGAATATGGCTGCCAGATACCACACTGTACAAAAAGTAAGTGTAAACCATAGACTTGGTGAAGCGTCTAATCAGCAAACCCTTTCACGATATTTATTACGATTCGCGACGATGGTCCACACCGGGTCCTGTCGGGCCTTTCCCATTTCTGGATCAATATGCTATGATGCAGAATATGTTTCCaaataacacaaacatttttcaaaatatctCAGAATCCGagttaaaatacaatttttaaccCTTTTCCGGGAAATGGGTTACGCCCCCAGGACACAAAACCCAGGTTGGTTCCGACCCGGAAGTTCATACCGTATGTCCTACTTCTGCCGAACGTATGTAAAATGTTTACAGACAGAGGAGTTTTGACAACCGACAACTTGTAATAATAATCAAGGTATAGAAACTTATTTGCTTCGTTGGCTGAAAGTTTTCACTATCTCCCTCCACCAGTGTAGACAGGGACTTTGAGAGCTACAAAGACATCTCAGCTGAAGCCAGGTACGACGGCCAAGTCACCTGGTCCTCACCAGTCATTCTGAAATGCACCTGCCTCATCGACGCCCGTCTCTTCCCCTTCGACACTCAGGTCTGCGACCTGAAATTCTCCTCATGGGCTTTCGATGGCTCAGCGGTCGACTTGGTCATGTCTACGGGAGCTAAGGCCCTACAGGATCAGTTCGCAGACACCGGCGTTTGGGAGCTATTGAAGGTGGACGTGGTCCGTTTTGAGACGTGGTACACATGCTGCCCACATCCATACCCGGAGTTGACCTACTCGTTACATCTGAGACGGCGGCCTCTGTTCCATGTCTTGAACATTATTCTCCCCTGTTTATTGCTGTCTATTCTGAACCTGATGGTGTTTGGCCTACCCCCAGAGTCTGGGGAGAAGATCCAGCTTGGAATGACCAACTTGCTCGCTCTGGTTTTATTCCAGCAGCTCATCAGTGAATCCTTACCACCAACGTCTGAAAATTCACCAATTATTGGTACGTCAGTTACGCCTAGTAGTTACTTTTCAAAAGTTTAAATTTAGAAATCATGAATCATGTTTCAATGAACATGTTTTAAGAGAGCATTATAGTTTCAGAAACAGCCGTTCAATCTTAACTTGAACCAGTCTTCGTTAAGGATAACCCAGAACAACTCTGATGGTCCATCGAGATCTCTTATTGGCCTGTTCAATTATTGgccagcagacttaccaagcaAAATCCAGTGTTCGCGGTAAtgtacgcatgctcagaactacgaaaacaatggaaatgtaccTTGCGTTCCAAAATCTTCCATAATGGTAATAGTATGTTTATCTCTCTTTCCttgctttgttcttgttttatttattgttcagcgctttgatctgtgctaaaggcgctatataaatacctatattattatttctattcCGCAGGTTTTTACTTTACACCCATGATCGCCATTGGCTGCACGTCCATCGTATGTACCGTACTCGTACTCAATCTATTCTATCATGACAACCGCCACCCCATTCCAAGATGGCTCCGGTGGCTCTCTTTGAAACTCGCTGTAATACTCTTCTACCAAGTGAAACGTCAGCCAGTGGTCGTCAACGGAACCTGTAACCCAGCCTTCCGATTGGATAACGAATCAACCAATCAGGGCTTTACAGAGAGTGACTCAGGGAGGTTAACTGCAAGCTGTAGCTTCACCGACTCATCCAGTTCCACGAACGGTGATGGTACCGTAAGCCAGAGCGAGAACACCCCCAATGGTGACGGCCAGAAGAACTGCAAGTCCCGCTGCCGAGCTTACAGTATGCACATCATGCAGGAGGTGTATTCGAACGGGAATGACCCAGTACAGATCAAGGCGAGTGGGACAGTGGCAAGGAAGGCAGCCAGAGCAAACAAGAGGAAACCAGACCCACCACGAGGGGTGATTTTGGAATGGAAGGATGTAGCATTAATCATTGACCGATTCACTATGGTGTTATCTGTACTTATAACAGGAACGGCAATGGCAGTTACCATTTACTTCTTTGCAATGGAAAtctaaaaattgaaaaagtaaaaTCGTACTCATACATaactttataataaataatgtaaCTGTATAGTATGTATTATATTTTAGTTGTACAAACCAAATCCATCTTCCttatttttcttcaataaaTGTATaagcttttgtttgtttatgcctctgacgGAGGTTCGGTTTTGGATCGAAAGGTAAGGCCCTAGTAGTTAAACACCTTTTTACATTTGGTGTATATACGTTATTATCTCATCTTGGGATTTAATATCCATAATTCGCATTATCTGTTGCATTGTAAGCGCACAAAGAACCGCATGTACTTTTACAAAGAACTGAGACACACCATAGTGTGTCAAAGTATATAAGTTTAGGTGCtcaaaatttaaaggaacacgttgccttggatcggacgagttggtctataacaagcgtttgtaaccgttttttttataaattgcatatggttggaaaggtgttttaaaagtagaatacaatggtccacacaagtttgcctcgaaattgcgtggttttcctgttactgtgctaataaacacggtcggccattattttatgtgagtccaaattttgactcccacaaatggtcgaccgtgttagtcggcgaggtaaaaggaaaaccgtgcaatttcgaggcatgtttgtgtggatcattgtattctacttttacaagtacaacatctttctacccatatgtattttataaaaaacggttacaaacgcgtttcaaagaccaactcgaccgatccaaggcaacgtgttcctttaaatgcaaCTCTCGATGTGAGCTGTATATGAAGTCAAAACTTAAAACGTTATCCGACAGTTGCAATATTTTTAATAGAAAATCTACTTGAAGCAGAGCAACAATTCGTTTCCAATGGGATAAAGCAATATAAACATGAGACATGTCTATATTATTACTAGGAATAGCAATATCTTTACTAGTATTAGATATACTTCTATTTTTGAATAATTGTTAAGAATGTACTCCATAATCTACAAACAGTGTACAATGTAAATATATATCGTTTAGCTCTACTCTGAAAGTTATCGATGAACACTCAGGAAATTCAAGATAAAAAACACGTtgcattttgaaattaaaaatgaacACGGAGTAACCAGCAGtaaccagtaacaagcagttaAAAGGGagtgtttataaaataaataaaaacatttgagcGTAGAGCTAATAAACAAAATCTACAAATTTTTCccaggaaggaaaaaaaaaattcaattaaacttattttcattgtttgttatttatatctCAGCAAAAGGTAAACAGGTTTCCCCTCTTTGGTTTTCGACCGACCCAATTTCTGGCTCTCGACTGTTGCAAATTCAAACCCAATTTACACCCGAACCTGTTGGAAAGACCTATTTagaattcaaataatttaataaaacataacAATCGTAAAATATCATGGGTCAAATTCTATAACGGCAGTGCTGATAACAACATCAAACATCACGAGTTTTATTAATGTATAGGGGGGCCTATatactttttttactttttttataatagCAAGCAAAACATATATTTCATGCAAAGAACAGCGGGATGAAATTTGTCACAGTAACGGGGGACGGACATGAAAGCAAAGAAGATATTTTAGCCGGtatgagaaataggtaattatGTATAACATTCATCACTACCTTATGACTGAAGACAGAACATAAGGAAATCAATAGTTTGTCATGGGGAAATTCTAGAGGTATGCTCCGCTAGAAAGTTAGTGTACAAAGTACATAGGAGGATGTTAAATCAgggacaaataaaataaaagaacgGAAGATGTCTGTACACAGACGTAATAAATATTATCTGTGATTTCATattcactaccgaacaatctactccgcggtagtagaagtAAGCAAGATAGCTCGCCAAAAttaaactctacctggcaagtatatacacacatggtgttgatacctcaccatgcaatgcctcaaatcctatactcTACATTATGGagaccggtgtcgcatgcaattacgtcctctatgcaatactatcagaatgacattattgcatatgcaataatgtccgccggttggttttgcatatgcaatcgtatccgctgctgcataatgcaatatTGTGTCCGCCCGGTCAAATTTGCATATgaaattgtgtccgcccccgtgcaaaaccgtccttgcagtaaattaaacgcccttgctcgacggaacacgttcgcttTTTTTGTTACAAGctataagtgcatgtcatgaatgacatgggaaatgttcggccgacGGGTGTTCCCCATGtggtccaccggacggtttttgcatagccccggacacgattgcatatgcaggggagtccggagcggacagtattgcatggcggacacaattgcatctaaCACCggtaacaaaacagaaaagggaaacAGAGAGCCTCCATttggggaattctaaagactgcgTTGATCCAAAAGAAAATGGGGTGTTTACAAAGTCTATATTAAGGGATGTTAAGCACGGATACACACGATATAAAAGAACCAAAGATGTCTCTATACGGATAATTTGTGTGTCTTTTATTTGTGTAACATTGCGGGCAATCAACCCCTGTGCCCTCGTTAACCAAAGAGTCCACACACGCACATGCTGCTATGTCTATCTCAATGTGATGAATTAACTGATTGAAAATTGAAGGTGACGCTCTGAAACAACTTGTCATGTCCTGTAATAACTCCATCCATCTATACGAAGGTTTATTGAAAGTTTTTCAGAATTATTGCCTAGATTGCACCGAAATTTCGGCTGGCCAATTCCACAGGGACGCAATTAGGCAGGCGATGTTGTTTTACatgatgtaggcctaatgtATTATTGAAGATGGCTCAAGGATATACATACATATCtggtttaaatatttttaagtgCTTCTGAAAACAATCGTATATACGGCAAAAGCAACAAAAATAATGGATACTTCCCACGCAAATAATCCAAAGCCTTATTATACGATTGCAcaaaccattttattttacataagttttttctttccagggtCCTTTGATACCCAATTTACGCGCGGATTTTGTGATTAGATTTTGCCGACCTCCACTCCGCATGTCAATAGCGTATTGGATATTTGTATGTGTGGCAAGCAATGAAAAGatactaaacaaaatatatatgttataaataaatttaatattttttttattttaaatgttaaatcttttaatttactttcttttttttcccccttcatatatatatatattttttctttcataaggctatctggggtttttttttaatagcccCGGCCAATTTACTACTTTCCGCGCAGGTAGCATTAATAAGCAGGAAGGTTCTGTTCTGACCatagtctcccgaattccaaaatATAATCTTCGGCATTAGAATAAAAAAGCAAGACCTagttcccccccccaaaaaaaaaaaaaataaataaataaataaataaaatacaatctaCACAACAAAGTATACACAATCATTGTATAaaataatgtccacagactGTGCATACCTCACCATGCTAAGCCTCAACACAAAGTAGCCTACATACTAATCGTATGTCTTTCATGTAAGTAAACCAGCTCTTGTAAAGTTGGAATTGAATTTCCAAAGGAATTCTCCTTTCTGAAATGGTTTAACTGTTTACGCAGTTTCAGTTGTTGAATGTCAGTCCATTGCTTTTGAGTCTTGTTCATTAATTTTATAATGCGGTGATCAATCCAGTGTCACAATGCATTCACATCTATTAATAATACATCACACTGTATGGAAAATAATGACATGAGCCTCTTAGGGGTTTTTGATTGCTTTTTTTAATTAAGAGTTGCGCACTCAGTCACTGTTCACATTGTTTTAGTCTTGCTCAAACACAGACAGATTTGTATTAAAAGGTCAATTGAGTTGTTCAATGacacacaaaatacacaaacactGGAAATTAAATTATAATTAATTGCAGTTTACCTTGAAAATGATGAGTGAGAACAAAAACACACTTCACATTGCATGtgttctttttcaaaataaaacaagaggTATAGGCATACCACGTtcttcttttaattttgttgtttcttaaCAGCAAAGTATGTATAATGCAcaataaaatcaatcaaatataACCTAGTAAAAAAGATCatctaataattttttttttgtaaagaagaATCCAAACATAATTGATAATCAAATCGATATACGTTTTTGTAAAACTCTAGAATGCATTTTTGTATTGATGATAAAGCGCAATGAAGAATTTATACAATTTCTTATTTAGTAAGACCGGTGGTCTTAGATTCAAATTCcgttttagttattttttttcttcacccaattgaatttaatttacaaATTCAAATCTGACATAGCTGTCTTAATTTGGAGAAAACTTGCAGTCTCTCGGCTAAATTTAAAGTGTCTCCAGATTATAACCATTAACTCGAATGATAAAACATACAATAGTGATAACCATAGCGATGACGGTGACCAATGCACATAGCATTAAAGCTGCACGATCAATCACCAAAGCAACATCCCGCCACAGTAAAACATTCTGACTACTTGGCAAGTCACCACTCTGATGCCGTCGATCCTGCATGGACTCCACCTCTGCACTTGGTTGCAATTTAGCTTTAGCTCTTGCCACGGGTGCGTTGACGATCTTCGATCGGGTCACGGATGCGTAGAGACTACCCTGGGATGTATTGATGGTTTCCGATTGGACAAGGCGGTTTTCTCCCCAACCAGCCACCCGGCAATAACTCACTCTTGACGGCGTTAACTCTGTGTCAGTGCCGGTCAAATTTCCGGGATTTGTTTCCCCGAGACTAACGGTATCAGGATTGCTGAAACTCCCATCACGTTTCCCCGTGTTTTGGGGTTGCTCTGGAGTTTTCTCCCAAGCTTGGTACCGCACCAACTTAGAAATAACTTTGAGTACAAGCCACTTCATCCAACGGGGTATGGGGCGCCTGTTGTCGCGATAATACAAATTCAGAACTGTCACGGTGCACACAATGGAGAAACACGACAGGGCAATCATTGGAGTAAAATAGTAtcctgaaataaacaaaaatattaccgACATTAAACACCAATGATTGTAGAACATTTTCAGGTAAAAGTTCTAAAACATTTACGACAATTTGATAACAAAGTCCTTCGAACTCCCGTGATATTCAAATTAAAACAGAGTTGACTTTGACCCTTTGACCATCAACAAACTGAGTTAAAATTGAGTTGAACTTATATATTTATAAGGAATCCTTTGTTGGAAAATCAGTCCATCACAAAACTAAATTCGAACTCCAGCCCCCTCTTTAAAAACAACTCAAGATAACTTACCAATGATTGGTGTGTTGTCCGATGTGGGCGGCACCGAATTACTGATGAGTTGCTGGAACAGAACCAACGACAATAAGTTTGTCATACCCAGTGATATCTTCTCCCCCGACTCAGGGGGCAAGACAAACACCATGAGATTCAGAAGAGACAACAGCACACATGGCAAGACGATCTCAAGCAAGTAAAACAGCGGCCTTCTACGTAGATGAATGGAGTACGATAACTCCGGGAAGCTAAGACCACCGATTGTGGAATCCTTCGCGGTGATTGTAACTTTTAGAAGCTCCCATACCCCGATGTCTGAGTAGAAAGTCTGATTAGCATGGTTCTTCATTTTGGTGAAGTTCATTTCCGTAGCACTGTAAACCCACGAGGTGAACTTTAGTGTGCAGACCTGGGTATCGAAGGGGAAGAGGCGTGCATCGATACGGCAGGAGCTTTTCAGGATTGCCGGTGTGCTCCAATAAACAAATCCATCACTATAGACGAGAACTGGAATGTCTTTATAGCTTTCGAAGTCTCTATGCACACTGTAATCCAAAAgggaaagtaaaacaaaatcgattagcattattaaaataaatgtctTGTAGCAATTTCATGGTTCGGGCATCAGTCAACATTTCGTAATGCTCTTAGTATTAACCCTATTACACCGACATTGCAATCTATAAGATTTGGTTTCCGTCCAACCGCGCAACGCATGGTTTACCAAACATTAATGCAACGTTAAAACCCACTTTGAAACAGTCAAAGGTAATATCTATATACTTTGCACGATTTGGGGCAGAGGGTACTCCATGAATTTCCAAATATAATATTTTCCTCTTGTACGGAAGTACACCCcttaaaacctcaaaagaagTCCTGTGATTCCAGGCATGCAATGGAAACACAATGTGGTACACCATAAACAATAGaactttatcatggtgcggccatcttgattttctcccattcaaatcaatgtaaccaaaccgaggctgaaaggaGAATCGGTCTGGTTCTTTTTAATACAATGAATTGTATGATGTTGTTGGagacagggaacatgaccaagatggtgtcagcatgataaaggtctgtatCGAGCACCAAATGGTGATGGAAATTGTGTCCCTACCCTTTATACAGTGTAGTATCGGGGAGCCAAATTTGTGATCTGTGCACGTATAAATAATCCACGTCATTGTGTTCTGTAGGATCCCATTGCATGAACTCGTCCGTCCAACTCTAAAACAAAAGGGGAAAACACCACAATAAGAATTCTGAATTGAAGTTGATTCTACAAAATCTCAATGAAGAGTGCGAGAGACTACTTTTATTTCTAagggatttatttcaaacaatttAAGAAATGTATAGTTACCTGTGACAACCAGGCTGATATTTCAATTGTTTGGTGGCGCTCGCTCTGagttaaagaaaacaacaaatagcTTGTCAATCAACAAGAAAACACATCATTTCTAGCTAGTATAACATTACATTTAATTTCCCATGCAGAAGTTTAACTCCcaatgttgattgattt
Above is a genomic segment from Asterias rubens chromosome 5, eAstRub1.3, whole genome shotgun sequence containing:
- the LOC117290525 gene encoding neuronal acetylcholine receptor subunit alpha-9-like gives rise to the protein MAGLVAVFILVVCSTLLTESESKMSNRSALLQNLLDEYGPSTIRPVHNISNKITVEFRLLITQVIELNEKHQTIQISGWLRQTWNDEFLMWNPDEYGGVQSLFVHKSRIWLPDTTLYKNVDRDFESYKDISAEARYDGQVTWSSPVILKCTCLIDARLFPFDTQVCDLKFSSWAFDGSAVDLVMSTGAKALQDQFADTGVWELLKVDVVRFETWYTCCPHPYPELTYSLHLRRRPLFHVLNIILPCLLLSILNLMVFGLPPESGEKIQLGMTNLLALVLFQQLISESLPPTSENSPIIGFYFTPMIAIGCTSIVCTVLVLNLFYHDNRHPIPRWLRWLSLKLAVILFYQVKRQPVVVNGTCNPAFRLDNESTNQGFTESDSGRLTASCSFTDSSSSTNGDGTVSQSENTPNGDGQKNCKSRCRAYSMHIMQEVYSNGNDPVQIKASGTVARKAARANKRKPDPPRGVILEWKDVALIIDRFTMVLSVLITGTAMAVTIYFFAMEI
- the LOC117290485 gene encoding neuronal acetylcholine receptor subunit beta-3-like; the protein is MSAQNVLLKELLDNYGYPSTRPVYDMYETTTVQFQLLLAQVIELSERHQTIEISAWLSQSWTDEFMQWDPTEHNDVDYLYVHRSQIWLPDTTLYKGVHRDFESYKDIPVLVYSDGFVYWSTPAILKSSCRIDARLFPFDTQVCTLKFTSWVYSATEMNFTKMKNHANQTFYSDIGVWELLKVTITAKDSTIGGLSFPELSYSIHLRRRPLFYLLEIVLPCVLLSLLNLMVFVLPPESGEKISLGMTNLLSLVLFQQLISNSVPPTSDNTPIIGYYFTPMIALSCFSIVCTVTVLNLYYRDNRRPIPRWMKWLVLKVISKLVRYQAWEKTPEQPQNTGKRDGSFSNPDTVSLGETNPGNLTGTDTELTPSRVSYCRVAGWGENRLVQSETINTSQGSLYASVTRSKIVNAPVARAKAKLQPSAEVESMQDRRHQSGDLPSSQNVLLWRDVALVIDRAALMLCALVTVIAMVITIVCFIIRVNGYNLETL